From Nicotiana tabacum cultivar K326 chromosome 20, ASM71507v2, whole genome shotgun sequence, one genomic window encodes:
- the LOC107795565 gene encoding UDP-rhamnose/UDP-galactose transporter 3, which translates to MESEKKVSPVSDVGAWAMNVVSSVGIIMANKQLMSANGYSFTFATTLTGFHFAVTALVGMVSNATGFSSSKHVPLWELIWFSIVANMSITGMNLSLMLNSVGFYQISKLSMIPVVCVMEWILHSKRYSKEVKMSVVVVVIGVGVCTVTDVKVNAKGFICACVAVLSTSLQQISIGSLQKKYSIGSFELLSKTAPIQACSLLVLGPFCDYYLSGNLLLDYKYTSGAIFFILLSCSLAVFCNVSQYLCIGRFSAVSFQVLGHMKTVCVLTLGWLLFDSALTLKNILGMLVAVAGMVIYSWAVEVEKSNTKSPHAAKNSLTEEELRLLKEEMEKTDVEVGQSKA; encoded by the exons ATGGAGAGCGAGAAGAAGGTTTCTCCGGTATCAGACGTGGGGGCATGGGCGATGAACGTTGTTAGTTCGGTGGGAATTATTATGGCCAACAAGCAACTTATGTCCGCCAACGGTTATTCTTTCACCTTCG CTACAACGTTGACTGGGTTCCACTTTGCTGTGACGGCGCTTGTTGGGATGGTGTCAAATGCCACAGGGTTTTCCTCATCAAAGCATGTACCTTTGTGGGAACTTATCTGGTTCTCAATTGTCGCAAACATGTCTATCACAGGGATGAACTTAAGTCTGATGCTCAATTCAGTTGGATTTTACCAA ATCTCAAAGTTGAGCATGATTCCAGTGGTTTGTGTGATGGAATGGATCCTTCATAGTAAGCGTTACTCGAAGGAGGTTAAAATGTCGGTTGTGGTTGTTGTTATCGGTGTGGGTGTCTGCACAGTAACTGATGTCAAGGTTAATGCCAAAGGTTTTATTTGCGCTTGTGTTGCAGTTCTGTCGACATCATTGCAGCAGATT TCAATAGGCTCTTTGCAGAAAAAGTACTCAATTGGATCCTTCGAATTATTGAGTAAAACAGCTCCGATACAAGCTTGCTCCCTCCTTGTGCTTGGTCCTTTTTGCGACTACTATCTTAGTGGAAATCTATTACTAGACTACAAGTATACCTCTGGTGCAATT TTCTTTATACTCCTGTCGTGTTCGTTAGCTGTTTTCTGCAATGTGAGTCAGTATCTCTGCATCGGGCGATTCTCTGCAGTTTCCTTCCAGGTTCTAGGCCACATGAAGACAGTGTGTGTGCTGACTTTGGGCTGGCTGCTCTTTGATTCTGCATTGACTCTTAAGAACATTTTGGGTATGCTTGTTGCTGTTGCCGGCATGGTGATCTATAGTTGGGCTGTGGAGGTTGAAAAATCCAACACCAAGAGTCCCCATGCTGCCAAAAACAGCTTGACAGAAGAGGAGCTGAGATTATTGAAGGAGGAAATGGAGAAGACAGACGTTGAAGTCGGTCAGTCCAAGGCCTAA